Part of the Ruania alba genome is shown below.
GTGCCACCGGGCAGCAAGCCGCACACCAGGAAGCCGCCACGTCCGCCGGCCTCAGCCTGCCGCTCGGGATGGACGACCTCTTCTACAACGACTTCACCTCCGACCAGCGCCGAGCCGCAGCGGCCTGGGACCGCGACCAGGCGGAGGCCGCCTTCACTCAGCCGTGGCCCGGAACGGCCTGGCCCAGCACCCCGACGACGGTGCTCGCCTTCGCCGACGACCGCCTGTTCCCGCCCACGTTCGTCGCCCGCCTGGCCACAGAACGGGTGGGTAGCCTCGCCGGCCCGGTCCAACAGGTGCCCGGCGGGCACATGGGCATGGTGAGCCACCCGGCAGAGCTGGCCGACGCCGTCATCGACTGACGGAAGCGCCCACCTCGTCCGCCTGCTCCTGCCCCGACGGCACCCCCGGCTGCGCCCGGTGACGGAACTGGCGAGCCAGGACGAGCGCCAGGATCAACGCGCCCATCACGATCCAGCCAGGTGCTCCCAGGAACGTGCCGAGACCAAGCGCGCGCACGTCGTCCAACGCGTCAGCATGGATCATCAGCACCGTCACATTCGTGGCCGTGTTCACCGCGGCGTGGGCGAGCACCGCCGGCCACACCGACGCCGTGCGCAGCCGCAACCACCCGAACACGATCCCGAGCGGCACGCAGAACCCGATCATCAGCGCCATCCCACGCAGATCGGTGTACCCGTAGTTGTAGCCGAGCAGGATGATCGGCGCGTGCCAGAGCGCCCAGATCAGGCCGGAGGCGAGCAGCGCCGGCCACGTCCCGAGGGGCAGCAGGTTCGGCAGCAGCCAACCCCGCCAACCGAGCTCCTCCCCGAAGGTCGCGAACGCGGACACCAGCGTGTTCACCGGCAGCGCGAGGATGCTCACCATCAGGAAGGTCTGCGCGTTCATCTGGGCGAGCATCTCGGGATCCAGGGTCGCCTCGATCCCGGAGAGATTCTCTAGGTCGAGGTCCACCATCCCCATCGCGCTGCCGAGGAAGAGGGCGAGGAACGGCAGCACGCAGAACCCGGCCAGCCCCGCCACACCGAATCCGATGGTCCTGCCGAGCGGCCGGATCGGGCCGAGCCCCAGCAACCGGGGGATGCTGCGCGGCCGGTCCACGAGGAAGACCGTCACCAGGGCGGCCACGGTGGGGCTGTACATCATCGCGGCCACGAGCACAGCGAACTGCGGGTGCTCGAGACCGAGGCCGGACGCCCACAGGGGGGCACACGCGGCCCAGGCGAGCCCCATCGCGAGCACCACGAACACCGCCACCGCCCGCCACGGCACCCGTTCAGGGGTGATCGGGGCGAACCGTGCGTTGCGTTCGCGCTGCTGCGCCACCCGATCCCCCGACGGCGTCCCGTGCCCAGTGCCGGTCGGCGCCACGGGCGCCGGGCTCGCTGCCGGCAGTCCGTTCGCCCCCTGGATCGTCCCAGCGTCCTGTTCCGCCATGATCCGTCTCCTCCCTCGGTCCTTCCACCGTAGGGAGCCGCCGGGGCCTCCCGCATCGCCCGCCTGGCGGATCTGCGTCCTCCTTGCGGCGGATCTTAGGAGGCGTCCGCGCCGTCCGCGGGGAACAGCTGGACCGGGTCACCCACACTGATCGACCCCGAAGTGAGCGCCCGGAAGACCGAGCCGGCACGGCCGCGCAGCACGATCCGGGCGCCGTCACCGATCCAGTCGTCCAGCAACCGGCACGGTGCGGCGATGCGGACTACCTCGAGCTCCACAGCTCCGATGCAGACGCGATCGCCGGGGCGGGCGGGCACATCACCGTGGGAGATGGTCACGTTCCGCCGTGTTCCCGCCGGTTCGATCGGTGTGCCCAGGTCCGTCGACGCCGCAGCGAGCGCCTCGGCCGACTGCACCGTGACGTGGCGGTGCCGGGTGCCGTGGTACCGATCGCCCACGATTCCTGCCCCCGCCTCGACCTGGACCGAGTCCACGTACTTCGTGGGCAGTCGCGACCCGGGCGCGATCGCCAAGGCCACCACGGTGGGCACACCCTCGTCCTGCGTACTCATCGCTCTCCTGCCGTCGCCGTCCTTTCATCTTGGCACGCAGCGGCCGCCGACGGCCGATTACCGCACCGGGCAGGTGACGCTGAGCTTCCACGACGACGTCCCACGGCACGCCTCCAGGCGTGGCCTCCGCCACACCCCAGCGAGACCGGCCACTCACCGAACCGCACCATCACGGGCCTGCCCCGCGTCCAGCACTCGGGAACTGACGCCCCGTCCGATCCCGCGCCCGGCGCCACGCTTACGATGGACGGCGTGCTTGTCTGCGTGAGCGCCAGTCACCGTACGGCTGACTTCTCGCTCCTCGAACGACTCTCCGCCGCCCACGGTGGAGCGGCCACGCACCTGACCGACCCGGGGGTGCGCGGCGCCGTCGTCGTGGCCACCTGCAACCGGTACGAGTCCTATCTCGACGTCGCCGCCGACTCCGACGAGGACGTGCAGGGCGCGATGGACCGGGCGCTGGACCGGATCGCCACCGATACCGGGGTGAGTGCGGCTGAGCTGCGGCCCCGGACCCGCACGATGAAAGCCAGCCGGGTGGCCGCCCACCTGTTCGCCGTGGCCAGCGGGCTCGACTCGGTGGTGCTCGGTGAGGACGAGATCGCCGGTCAGGTGCGCCGTTCGCTCGCGGACGCCCGCAAGCAGGGCACCACCACCGCTTCCCTGGAGCGGCTGTTCCAGATGGCGTCGGCCACCTCCCGCGGGGTGAAGAACACCACCCGGATCAATGCGGCCGGGCGGTCCATGGTACGGCTCGCGCTCGACCTGGCCGAGACCCGGCTACCGGCGTGGTCGGAGACGTCGGTGCTGATCATCGGCACTGGCGCCTATGCACGCACCACGCTCGCGGCGCTGCGCGATCGCGGCGTGGGGGTCGTGGACGTGGCCTCCCCCTCCGGGCGCGAGCGGCGGTTCGCGGTCCGTGACGGCGTCCGGCCGGTCTCCGCCGACGGGCGCCCGGACGCCTTGGCCGCGGCAGACCTGGTGATCACCTCCACGAACGTGGTCGCCCTCGATGCGAGTGACCTGAGCGCCGCGGGACGTGACCCGGCGCACCCGCTGCTCGTGGTCGACCTGGGCCTGCCTGCCAACGTGGACAAGGACGTGGCCCACGTGACCGGTGTGGACCTGTTGGACCTGGAGACCATCAGCCTGCACGCGCCGGTGCAGGAGCTGAATGCGAGTGCTGAGGCGTTCGACCTGGTGGACCAGGCGGCGAAGGACTTCGAGCAGCGCAGCGCCGAGGACGCCGCTGCCCCAGCGATCGTGGCCTATCGCACGCATGTGGAGCAGGTGCTGGAGGCCGAGCTGGCGCGGGCACGCGCCCGCGGCGACGAGGACGACGAGACCGAGCGCGCCCTGCGGCACTTCGCGAGCGTACTCATCCACACACCCACCACGCGCGCCCGCGAGGCGGCCGCCGGTGGACGGCTGGACGAGGTGGTCGCCGCGATGCGCACCCTGTACGGCATCGAGGTAGGGATCGAGGGCGTTCCGCCGGCCAGGTGAGTTCTGCCCATCGACATGTCACGGCGCGTCACTAGGGTGGCTATCAGGTTCTGATGCCATTCGAACGACGTGGGAGACAGCGATGAGGACGGTCGAGCTGTGGTCGACCTGGTTGTTCTTCTGCGGGGCCTTCGCCGGCGTCTTGATCGGTTCCTGGGGCCTTCCGAGACACGATCTGCTCGTACGCGGGGAGGCCACGTACACGGCGCCCACGATCGTGGTCGCGCTCGCCGTGCCGCTCGTCCTGATCGGGCTCAGTGTCCTTCATGCCCGCACGAAGGCCGGGGAGATCACACCTCGACTGGGGACTCCGCGTGTCAGGCTGCTCTTCTACGGCGCCCACGGCGCCGGTATCGCGCTCGGCCTGTGCAGCGTCTACCTGTGGTCGATGATCGGCTCCGACGAACTGACCGTCGGGCGGATGAGCAACCCGTCCTGGGGCTCGGCCGAACAAGCATGGGACATGCTGCAATGGGTCGTCTTTCTCGCTCCGCCGGTCGTGCAGATCGTCGTGTTCATCGGTGGCATCATGCTGATGGTTCGCGGTGGGCGCGACGTGAAGGGCGATCTGGCCTTCGTGGCAGAAACGAGGCGTAGGCGCCGACACGGCCAAGGCCCGGCAGGGATGCGTCTGACCGGTCAGATCGTCAGGGCCGAGGCCGTCCCGAGCGCTCTCGACCAGACCCTGGTCGTCGCCCAGGTCCAGGCGCCGGACGGGCTGCGCACCATCGAGGCGACCGTACCGGGCACCCGTCGGGACTGGCTGCCGGGCGCGAAGGCTCAGGTCTTCCTGTCCACCTCCTCCCCCTACGACTCCGCGCAGACCCTGATCGAGGCCCGCCGGTTCCCGCATGCGACGTACCTGATGGCCAGCGCGTGCCCTCGTGCGGTGAGCCAGCATGCCTACACGTGACCACAGCGCGGTCCTGATCAGCCTCGGCGCGCTGATCCTGTTCGTCGGTGGCGGCATCGCCGGAGGCGTGGCAGCACTCACCGCAGATGCACGCCACCACCTCCTCGTCTCCGGCTCGGGTGGCACCGCGCCCATCCTTGCCATCGCCCTCGTGGGTGCTGTTCTCCTGACGGCGCTGTGGGTGTTCTCCGCCCATCTGCTGGCACATGCGATGACACCGAACCTGGACAGACCACCCCTGCAATCGCTGTTCGACGGCGCGCTGTGCCTGGGCCTGGCGCTCGGGCTCGGGTTGTTCTCACTCCGGGCGATGCTGCAGGACACCCCGATCGTGGTGGGGCGCACCGTCAGCGAGCCGTGGACCGGCGTGCAGTGGGTGGCCTATCTCGCGCCGGCAGCGCTGCAGGTGGCCCTCGTTGCCACCGGTCTGGTGCTGGTGCTACGCGGTAGGCACGGGATCGGGCAGTGCCGCGCGCACCTCAGGGAGGTTGGCCGGAGGTACCGCCTGGGGAGCGGCCCGGCCGGAGTGCGGTTGACGGGGCAGATCGTGGCCGCCCATGCCGCAGGGCAGGACCACGCGTCCACTCGCCTCGTCGCGCAGGTGCACGCCCCGGACGGGCCGCTCATGGTCGAGTCGACCGCCCCCGGATCGGATCGAGGATGGCTGCCACGGTCACACGCGCAGGTGTATCTGGCGGTGTCGGCGCAGCATGATCCGGCGCACACGCTGATCGAGGTACGAGACTTCCCACGCCGGAAGTTCTTCCTCGCCACCGCCGTCTTGCCACCCGGGCAGGGCCCGCACTCTGGCAGGCTGGACGGGTGAGCACCTACCCCACGCTGGACTCCTTCGACTTCCCGGTGACCCTCGCCGTCTCCACCTCCACCGAGGTGGCCAGCCTCGACGGCGACACCGAGGCGGTCCACGATTGGAAGTCGGTGACGAAACCCTTGACGGCGCTGGCGACCCTGATCGCCGTCGACCGCGGGTACGTGGGCTTCGACTCCCCCGCCGGTCCGGAGGGGTCCACGGTGCGGCACCTGCTGGCACACGCCTCCGGCCTCCCATTCGAGAACGGCGGTCCGGAGCAGCGCCCGGGCCAGCGGCGGGTGTACTCCAACGTGGGGTTCGAGACCCTCGCCGGGCATGTCTCCGACGCGGTGGACACCGACTTCTCCGTGTGGGTGCACGACGTGATCCTGGAGCCGTTGGAGATGAGCACCGTCGAGTTCCACGGGAGCGCTGCGCACGCGGCGTCCGGGAACGTGCTCGACATGCTCGCCCTGGGTCTGGAGCTACTCACCCCCACCCTCATCGACCCCGAGCTCGGCCGGATCGCACGCACCGTGCACTTCCCAGGACTGAGCGGCGTGCTGCCCGGCTTCGGGAACCAGTCGCACAACGACTGGGGGCTGGGGTATGAGATCCGCGGCGACAAGTCGCCGCACTGGACAGCCCCGGAGGCGAACCCCGCCACGTTCGGCCACTTCGGGCAATCCGGAAGCTTCCTGTGGGTCGATCCTGATGCTCAGTTGGTCGCGGCGTTCCTCAGTGAGAAGCCGTTCCAGGCAGACCTACACGGGCAGCTGTGGCCGCGCTTGAACAGCGAGATCCTCGCGGCGACCTGAGTCGGCACCTGCACCGCACCACTGCGCGAAGGCCCGCAGCACCTGGTGCGCGGCAGATACATCCGCCTGTGCGGTGCGCTCGATCACCTCGGCCACCGCGTCCGGGGCGAAGTACCCGGAGTTCGCATACACCTCGATCCGGAGCCGGACGGCGTCGGCGTCCATCTCCGGATGGAACTGGGTCACATACTGCCCGGGCCCGAACCGGTACATCTGCACCGGGCACTCCGGTGCAGAGGCCAGGACGACGGCGCCCGGTGGCGTGGTCGTGCACGCCTCCTTGTGCCCGACATAGGCGTCGAAACGGTCCGGCAGGTCCGCCAGCAGCGGGTCCGTCCGGCCTGCCTCGGTCAGGGTGATCTCCACGGCGCTGGTGTTCTCCGCGTAGGTGGAGTCCACCTCACCGCCGGCCCACCGGCCGACGACGCCAACGCCGTAGCACAGCCCTAGGAACGGAACCTGGTGGCGGGCGACGTCGTCGAGCACATCCAGCAGGGTGGCCTCCACGGCCCGCTGTACCGGTGACTTCTCGAGCTCGGGTGTGCTCACCGTGAACGGGCTCCCGCCGAGGATCACCCCGGCATAGCCGGTGATATCGCCGACCCGGTCGCCGCGATCTAGGCGCACCCGCACCAGCTCGGTCTCGCTCAGCCCGGTGTGCGCCAGCACGCTCGCGTACTCGGCGTCGGCGGCGACGTCCTCCGCACGTGAGGCGAGGAAACAGAGCGGGCGATTCATGCCCGCATCATCTCAGCACCCGATCGGCTCCCTGGCCGGATTGCCGAGAGCGTCTCGGAGTGCGAACGCCTACGCAATCGACGGGCATGCGTCGAGCCTCGCAGCATAGGCCCAGGTGAGTACACATACCCGTCGTCTGCGCCAGCCACGGCAGGAGACAATGGTGCGCAATGACTCTCACCCTGCCCACGGACCCGACCGACGACGACGCGCTCGTCGAGACCTTCACGGAGTGGGCCGCCGAGCGAGGGCTGCCCCTCTACCCCCATCAGGAGGAGGCTCTCCTGGAGCTGGTCACCGGGGCGCACGTGATCTGCTCCACGCCCACCGGCTCGGGGAAGTCGTTGATCGCCGTCGCCGCGCACTACGTGGCGCTGGCCCGCGGGATCCGCACTGTCTACACCGCCCCGCTGAAAGCCCTGGTGAGCGAGAAGTTTTTCGACCTGGTGGAGATCTTCGGAGCCGACCAGGTGGGCATGGTCACCGGGGACTCCTCGATCAACGCCGACGCCCCGATCGTGTGCTGCACCGCCGAGATCCTCGCCAACCGCGCCCTGCGCACCGGTGAGGACACCGACGCCGGCCAGGTGGTGATGGACGAGTTCCACTTCTATGCCGACCCACAA
Proteins encoded:
- a CDS encoding alpha/beta hydrolase: MATPSPHIVLIPGAGSDQAYWDALRAELTTRGCSSTAVDLACTDEQALLEDYANAVVDAVQRDPTAQGRPFHLLAHSFGAFTAGLVPELLPVQHLTLISPMIPIPGESGSDWWGATGQQAAHQEAATSAGLSLPLGMDDLFYNDFTSDQRRAAAAWDRDQAEAAFTQPWPGTAWPSTPTTVLAFADDRLFPPTFVARLATERVGSLAGPVQQVPGGHMGMVSHPAELADAVID
- a CDS encoding CPBP family intramembrane glutamic endopeptidase; translated protein: MAEQDAGTIQGANGLPAASPAPVAPTGTGHGTPSGDRVAQQRERNARFAPITPERVPWRAVAVFVVLAMGLAWAACAPLWASGLGLEHPQFAVLVAAMMYSPTVAALVTVFLVDRPRSIPRLLGLGPIRPLGRTIGFGVAGLAGFCVLPFLALFLGSAMGMVDLDLENLSGIEATLDPEMLAQMNAQTFLMVSILALPVNTLVSAFATFGEELGWRGWLLPNLLPLGTWPALLASGLIWALWHAPIILLGYNYGYTDLRGMALMIGFCVPLGIVFGWLRLRTASVWPAVLAHAAVNTATNVTVLMIHADALDDVRALGLGTFLGAPGWIVMGALILALVLARQFRHRAQPGVPSGQEQADEVGASVSR
- a CDS encoding MOSC domain-containing protein produces the protein MSTQDEGVPTVVALAIAPGSRLPTKYVDSVQVEAGAGIVGDRYHGTRHRHVTVQSAEALAAASTDLGTPIEPAGTRRNVTISHGDVPARPGDRVCIGAVELEVVRIAAPCRLLDDWIGDGARIVLRGRAGSVFRALTSGSISVGDPVQLFPADGADAS
- a CDS encoding glutamyl-tRNA reductase, which produces MSASHRTADFSLLERLSAAHGGAATHLTDPGVRGAVVVATCNRYESYLDVAADSDEDVQGAMDRALDRIATDTGVSAAELRPRTRTMKASRVAAHLFAVASGLDSVVLGEDEIAGQVRRSLADARKQGTTTASLERLFQMASATSRGVKNTTRINAAGRSMVRLALDLAETRLPAWSETSVLIIGTGAYARTTLAALRDRGVGVVDVASPSGRERRFAVRDGVRPVSADGRPDALAAADLVITSTNVVALDASDLSAAGRDPAHPLLVVDLGLPANVDKDVAHVTGVDLLDLETISLHAPVQELNASAEAFDLVDQAAKDFEQRSAEDAAAPAIVAYRTHVEQVLEAELARARARGDEDDETERALRHFASVLIHTPTTRAREAAAGGRLDEVVAAMRTLYGIEVGIEGVPPAR
- a CDS encoding serine hydrolase domain-containing protein; the protein is MSTYPTLDSFDFPVTLAVSTSTEVASLDGDTEAVHDWKSVTKPLTALATLIAVDRGYVGFDSPAGPEGSTVRHLLAHASGLPFENGGPEQRPGQRRVYSNVGFETLAGHVSDAVDTDFSVWVHDVILEPLEMSTVEFHGSAAHAASGNVLDMLALGLELLTPTLIDPELGRIARTVHFPGLSGVLPGFGNQSHNDWGLGYEIRGDKSPHWTAPEANPATFGHFGQSGSFLWVDPDAQLVAAFLSEKPFQADLHGQLWPRLNSEILAAT
- a CDS encoding glutamine amidotransferase, translated to MNRPLCFLASRAEDVAADAEYASVLAHTGLSETELVRVRLDRGDRVGDITGYAGVILGGSPFTVSTPELEKSPVQRAVEATLLDVLDDVARHQVPFLGLCYGVGVVGRWAGGEVDSTYAENTSAVEITLTEAGRTDPLLADLPDRFDAYVGHKEACTTTPPGAVVLASAPECPVQMYRFGPGQYVTQFHPEMDADAVRLRIEVYANSGYFAPDAVAEVIERTAQADVSAAHQVLRAFAQWCGAGADSGRREDLAVQARPQLPV